The genomic window aacagtgatataaagtgaatcAGTGTAGTATGTGCAGCACTGCAGCCTGAACAATAAACTAATTACTGCATAACACTAAATCAATTTACCTCAAACCCATATTTTGACAAAGAGTCTCAGCACCTGCCTAAGTATAATGGTAGACTCATTTTCATACATGTCATGATACTCGAATTAGAGGTTTCAACTGCATAGACACCCAACATGACAAAGCACACCTACTTCGAGTGATTAATTTGGAAATGGttgaaacaaaaaacacataaagacaAAGCAGTGACACCCAGGAGTAATTAAGAGCAATTTAATTGACTTTTCCCTGTACTTTCTCAAACTGTCAATAAAACCGTACTTCCTAGAATCCTTTGAAAGCACTATCCTGCCTGAAAGTATAGACTTTTTTGTAGCAGATGTTAATTTATTCATTACggtagaaaacacacacacacacgtcttaaAACTGGCTGAATCCCATTTAGGTAGATCTGTTTCAGGCCTTGTCGATTGTGGTTATTGCAATGGCATACATGGAACAATCCATAGTTATTATCACTAACACTAACTTTGCCTACTTTAAACCAAAATGTCTGTTAGATTAAGGTATTGATATTGATGTAATATTTGTTCAAGTACTTAATACAAACACAGACAACATATTAAAATGTATCTGTTTATTCAGAATAATAGGCTTCAAATATAATGCAAGCAACCAATTTACACACTCAGGATACTGTATTGCAGCTCCACCCTTGAACTGGAAGATTGCTGTGGGATACAAAGAGAGGCCATTCACAACACCAACTCACACATCATATGATCATGTAGAAGACAGGTAACAACTATACACATTCTGGATTATAATTGCTGTGATCTTTGAACCTTGAGTGAATGTATGTTGATTATTTCTCAGCATTCTCGCATTTGACGCCAAAAGTCTGACAACACGCTGAAGAACTCCCAGCCTTCGACCATCACTCGGGTGCACATAAACATATAAAAGACAGACATTAAACATTGAAACACTCAAAATTAAGAAAGTGGACCGAAATAACCTGCAGTTTAGCTTCACATACAGTCGCCCTTAGCTTTATCATCCCCTGCTACACTGAAAACTTGGGCAAATCCTTATCTGCTTTAAACTTCAAGAGATTGGTGCCGTGCTGATTACTGTAGCAGGATTTTATGATTGCAGCAGCTGGGACACATTTCTGGATGTTCTGCAGCGTAGCCTTTAATATGCTAGTGCTGAGGAAAGTTTACTGCATGACTTTCTTTCCCaagtgaggagaaaaaaaaaaaagaaaagagggagACTGAGGTAGAGGAAAAAGCTGATAGGCAAAAGAaggtaaagaaataaataaggtaATAGGTAATCTGTTCCACAAATCTGTTGGCAGAGTAGGTTATTTAAAGGCACTTGAGGAACATGAGGACATGGTTGAAACAGCAAGCAAAAGTTTGGTTTAGGTAAAAGATACAGCTGTTGTGTACTATGTGTGAGTTTTTGCAGCTCTAAAAATAAGGCGGGTGAACAAGAAAAGCCCTTAacatattaaaagaaaaaaaaaattagcctatttttgggtaaaatactTCATGTTGGCAATTAAAATCATtgattaaaattacaaaaaaaaggcaTCTCAAGCAGCCGTATAAAAGTGATGCATAGCCTTCAGAGCAAAATATGTCAGTCAGTGGTTCAACATTTACAAAAACCTTCATATGAATTCATCTCACAATTCTTTTGGGTAGAACTACAGTATAATAGTGGTATCATATCCTTAGCCACAACATCGTGGTGTATCACATTATCTGATTGCGCTGTAGTGGTTTCATTTCAGAAACGTCATCCCCTGTGTGGTTCGTGTAAACACCCATACAGATTATTGACAAGCTAGATTAAATTCTagcaacatattaaaaaaacatcttAAGTACAGGCTTTACTAATTTATGTCAGGGGTGACTTGAGTGCAACAAGCACCTGCTATACTGCTCACAAACCCAGGAACACACTGGAGGACATTTAATTCCCAAACCAACtgtgaaaagacaaaaaccaCCTGCCTGTTTGGTGCAGACACTTCACAATCTTAAAAGTCCATCAGTATGGCCAAATTAGGATTAGAATCTCACTTTGTGTCCCCGGCTTTTACCAGTATTTTTACACTCAGTGGACTGACGCCAATATggctcatgaaaaaaaaaaggtcttctgCAGGCTTTCATTAGCGAAAAATCCCCCGACAACTGTTTCTACTACTTATGCTATCAAGGCTGTTTATAAAAAGGCATATATTGTTGTGCATAAAATATTCTTGGCTCCAACATCCATTTGTCTCCTTCAGGCAAATTGTATATCATGCCTTTAAGTGGTCTTTCTCTGTCATGTGTCTGAAGGAGAACAGCAGTGGTCTGTTCAGAAAAGGGACCTGAAAGCTCGTGTCCCTTTGTGTTTTGGACAAGAAGAGATCGCAGTGCGGAAAAATATTTTCTCAGTGCTTTATAAAGGACAGCAAAGGGCTTCAGGTGAATGATGCAGACTGAGCAGAGTGGAGTCATGGTGGTGGGTTATTTGAGATTGAAGGCCAGCAGGGGTCGCTCCTCTCTCCTCTGCCAAGGgcttttcttttcctcctctgcATCGTCATCAGGAGAGACCGACAGCAGAGCATGCTCAGTCCTGAATGTCACGCCCTCTGGTGTCGGCAGCGGAGGAGGAGAAGTAGGAGATGAAGAGGAAAGCGAAGGGGCATCCTCCTGTATTTGTACACCTTCTACTCTCTTCCCTACCTCATCCCCCTGAGCCTGTGCTGGATCTGACTGGGGCAGCCCTACACTGCTGTCCTGAGGGCTGCACTTGGGCGTCTCTTCTTCGCTGCCTCCCGCGTCCAGATCATCCACATACACCAGCTGAGTGTAGGCGGTGGCTGGGGTTGTGCCCTTTGACTTCTCaatctctctctcctccttctctccgtCCCTTCCTTTGCGCCCTGTTCTCGGCTCGTTCAGGTCCACGCCGGAGTCCAGACTTGCGTCGTTGCCGTTGCTGCGTCTCCCACTGCTGCCACTACCCTGCTGTCCTCCTGAACCTGAGCTGCTGTGGCATCCTGCTCGCTGCAGGTCAATGTAGGAGTGACGGATGTGAGCGTTGGAACGTCCATCCAGTGAGACGAACCAGGCCCGAGGGTGAGGGAGGGGCTTACCTCCTCTCAACTCCATTAAAGTCTTTTCAGCCAACAGAGTGTCTTCGCTGTTTATCTCCACAAGAGCTGTTTCACCGAGGGCTGCTGGGATCGACAGAGACTCCGGCAGGCTGAGCCCCTCTCCCTCACCCTGCTTGGTGGAACGTGGGGTACAGTCTGTGGGGGTTTGCCCCAGGGGCTGTGGAATGTGAGGCATTGAGTTTCAGCCTGGATCGTCTCTAGGTCACTCTGCTGGTCAGTCTGCAGCAACAGAGCCTGACCTGACAGAGGGTGTTCCCCAGGCAGGCGCATGTAATGTGCAGGGATCACCAGGGTGGGACGCACCCTCGGGTAGCCCTTCTCCTCCACTCAGCAGGTCCACAGAACCGCAGCAGAGCAGCTGGCCTGGCCGAGACAGTAACGGGGGACTGGGCCGCTCTAGGTGGTCTACAGAGCGGGACAGAAAGGTAATCAGCAGCCCTGGACTCACCTCCCTCCCCCCTACCGGGGGagtgaggaggagaggagggggagatgCAGTCAACATTCCCAACGCTGCTCAGATGATTAACTGACACCTGACCCTGATTGGCAGATGACAGCCCATCTGAAATGTGGTTGGTGGATGAGCAGACGGAGGTTGTATGATTGACGGTAGCCCTTGTCTGTTCCACATGAAAGCGCTGCCTTAACTGGAACGTTTCCGCAGACTGTCGGTAGTCTCTGCTGCGAGGCGTCAGGTTGCCAAGAGACGAGCCATGATGGCTGTGGTTACCCAGAGAGGAGCGACTGTGTTTGGTGTGATGGATAAGACTGTGTTGACGCTGATTGTCATGTTGCTCATAGGAGGAAGGCTTCAGCATTGGTGTGGTCATGTCAGGCTCAGTTGCTGTGGAAACAAGTTCCAGTTGCACCTGGAGATAAAATAAGAGATAGACAGATTCCATAAAATATAACAGAGGTACAAATAAAAGGAAATAATTACAAAAGGTTGCAATGTGTACATTTAAGGAACTTTAAGACCATTATGATCATAATTTGAGATACATCTTACATCTTGATGCAGTTGGGCTGGACTTTGATGTGCTCCAAATGTAATCACAGAACAATACTAACGATGGCAGGTGTTTACTGGTGGCTTTTTGCATTTTGCTTTACATTTTTCTGCATTCTCTTATGACTCTTACACTTCTAGACCCAAAATTCCTAAAATAACCATTATTAACTCATTAACCAAAGACAAGCTCAACTTTTAAGACATGTCATATCAAATCCAACTTGTCAAAGGCCTAAAATTCAGATTACTGACTTTAGGGTCTGCAGAAACACTGGGAAGCATGAAATTCATCAGCAGAGGAAAAGACAGAATAAGTATCAGACTGTATTGATTCCTCATAGTTTGAGAGCCTTATCTTAGCTCTTCCTGCTCACCACAGGGACACCATAGTACTACAGCCACCCCCCAGACACTGTGAAGGATTACATTACTTGCTTAAGGGTGCTTCAACAAGAACACTTTCCCCAATACAAGGAGCTTGAAACGAAGGTCATATTTATAAAAGGGAAGCTCCACATCTAGTATATCCCTGAAGTATGGCCACTGAAAGGTTTTTAACATAAGACAGACCTCATTGCTGATGAGGTTGAGGTGGGACATGGAGGTGGCCTGGTCCCTCTTAGTGCTGTCCAGACCGGAGGACAGTGTGAGCTTGCGGTGAGACCCCCGAGGCTTCAAACAGCGACGTCTGCATATCAGAGAGACAAAGTTATGCATTTAATctgaaaatgtaaattcttgcttTTATCATTCACAAAAGTCATAAATTCAGAAATTGTTTGACTCAACTGTGCCAACAGCTTACGTGATAAATTCTAAATGATAGTATACTGCtctgatttattttttgtgacaCCTAAAACCCAATAAATTAAGGATGAGTCACTGCCACTGGATGTTATgcgctacataaataaatactcacTTGGTAGTCTGCTCTGATAAATTCATATTTTCCATATAACCAGTCATATATTAAATCACATGACCCTGTATATTTCTAAAACGGTCAAAAATATGCTTCCTGTATTTGCTGACAGGCGTATTTCTCAGTCTTTAAGTGTGACATGGTCGCAGAAATTGGAGAGAATGAACACAACACATCAAGTCAAAGTGTCTCACACACCTGCAGTAATACAACAGCAGGCAGAGCAGGCAAAGCAGGATGAGAGCCATTCCTCCAAGTATCGCCAGCAGAAATACAGTGTGGTAAGTGCTGATGTCCTTCGCAACCACTGGACCTGTTTTAAAGACAATGTAAACAGAGAAACTATATTCACCTAAAAAGAGGTTTTCTTCCCTTTTAACTCTAAAGGAgatttttcaagtgttttttttttatcagataatGAATAAATTATGTTTTGAGTCTACTTCCAacttaaattcaagactttttgagAAAACTGAATTAATTTAAAACTTATGTCACATATTGGCAAAAAAGTTCTGACTGATGCTCCTGATGAGAATAacaaagaacaatattgaataataGCAGGCATTTACTGGTGACTATTTAAAGCTTCATGGCTTTATTCTGACTTCCCATGTGACTATAATACCTTTATATCCAAAGTTCATAATTTGAGCGATTTCTTGCATAAAGTGCAGAGAGTTTCACATTTGTGATTTTCTATCGGCTTCAACAAAGCAGCTACAACTGAGTGAACTTTACTTTACCCATTAGAACAAAGTAACAGAAACTGGAGCTTTTGATTTTTAAAAACAGCCTTTTCAGCTTTTCTTGATAGAGGAGACCATGTTAGCCCACACACCATTTTGCATGACTGGGGTGTTTAACAAATTAGTTTTGCCATTTCGTTTCAGAGTAATCTATACAATTTCTTCCAAAAGCACATTTAAAAGTGGGGCTAAAATTAACGCTTTACATAGAAATTTGATAATACAATCTCTATCTACGACACTTATggccaaaaaaatctgattattgTACTGGTAAGCATTTTTAAGACATGAAACCCTGAAATGTATAATGTGAGTATAAGAAATACATCTCTCACCTGAGTGTAGTGGAGACATGGCGGCACCATATCTAGCTGAGGAGCAATGTAGGTCAGACCTGAGCTGGTTGCCTTCCCTCTGCACATGACCCCCAGCTGCTCTTTATCCAGGCGctacacacacaccccacacacacacacacactcacagttttgaaatacatttttttaacaattaaCCCAGACTAGAAACACCATACACTACATTAGAGATTAAAGGACAACTAACATGCCCCTGCAACTATCCCCACTGAGTCTCATTAACTCAGAACAGACAAGTAGTATTTCTCCACTTAATTGCATTTAGATACGTGTCAGGTTTAAATGAGTACAATTCCACTCAAAACAAACTCATAATGTGACACGACTCTCCATCAGTAAACCATTATCTATTCTAGTATTGTAGCGTGAGAGTAGCTTTGATACTACTCCATTCATCCACAGGGAGGCAGCATCCTCAGTCAAATGTGTGGATTGTTATGAATTCACAAAATACAATAGAAAGCCAGAAACAAAACCACAACAAAGCCAAAGCCACTGATTAGTAGGTGACAGCAAATCTTCCCAAGAGCACAACACCATTTGTGCGTTTACACTTTCCCTCCTTGGGTCTCAGGGTTATCATCATGAGAGCTACATTATTCGGATGTTTATCTGCAGTTACACATCAAAAAGTCAGGCATCTGCTTCGATCTGCTCGCCAGAGGAAACACAGCAATGCAAAGGATATTCAAAGAGGAAAAGACAAATATACAGGAGAAggtgaaacaggaaaaaaacactccAAGAAGAGGAAACAAGAAGCGGACACAGAGGAGGGATGAAGAAGAGATAGGGAAAAGGCACAAGGAACAGAAGCAGAAATGGGAAGAGGTTGTCGTGACTCAGCACCTCTGTCTAACACACACCGGCAATAATGGAGGCCTGAGCTGAGCCCTGCCTGGATTCACCCTGTTCTGTCAGAGTGAGTGGTTTCCACAGGGAGCTGACCTGTTTAATAGTGACTTTTAATGACTCCATTCCCACGCGTCTATACAATACACTGCACAGAGTCTGGATGCGGCCCAGACACAACGCAAACATCCATATTGTCAGTACAGACTTTATATTACTTCTACTTCTCACAAATGCAAAGTCAACACAGCTGACTGTGCATCTTTTTTCTCCTTTAGTCATTCACAGACGTTTCATCTGAAGAAGCTGACCTCATTTACATCATCAAACTCTTCTCTGAATCAAGGTGTGTCTGTTTATGAATGAAACAGACACAACAGGTGAACTTGATCTCTTTGCTTATGACATCACTTTGCCTGATGTTTGTTTGACTTCTAATAATACACAAGAGGTCATCAGTTACACAAGGAAAAACAGGTTTTATGTTTGAGTGCCcactttgtagaaaaaaaaagaaaagaaaaaaaaaaggcttcttaGTGACAGGCCTGAAGTGTTCCCCTGAAAGCACCAGAAGGATTCACTtctttctttgtgtctttttttaatcCTCACTTTAACACATacatatccacacacacacatttcacacacTTAACTGCTCAGTGAAGAAACTCAATCAGCAGCCAGCCCATTGTGCTGTGTTACTTATTTGGTGGGTTGCTAAGGAACATGAGATGTAGCCCGGAGAGGGGTCCGGGATGGCTTCTGTTGTGGAAATAGTCGCTGTTACAGGCTGTGCGTGTGTGTTCTTTCATAAAAGCCCTTTTTATGAGCTCTACTTGCTGACTTTGGCCACATTAAAATCAGCTTTGAAATCCTCAAATCCTACATTACGATCTAGATTTCAGCAATGTCTaacagaataataattaaaaaaagaaatattttggtGCAGGGGTAGACACTGATTACTATTTTCAGTGGTCATGCGCCAAGTTGCCAATCTACATcagtttataagacaccaaaagtTCAGCTGTAATGGTCACATCGCACTACAACATTTCTTGTCAAAGTTTTCTTTAACAGCTCAGTCAAAACACCTTATTAAATGTGTTTTCTCTCCCAAGTCATTAATAAAATCTGCTACGAAATATTTTACCCTCCTGAAGCACAACTCTTTGGCAAAATCCTTGTAGGTAAGGacaatcaaacaaaaaacaaatgtgtaTTTTAATTCCACAAAACCAAGAAAAGTCTGTCCTCCTCCAGAATGGCTTTAAACCTCCTGGTCTCTGAGGACCAAACTTAACATTAATGTAATGTTACAAGACAAATGGTGGCACACTACAAAAGCAGTTAGAGTTAAATGTTGTGCTTGCAAGGCATTTACCCTAGTGTTAAGCTGTATACTCTTCCTGTCATGTCCATGTTTCAACAAATGTAAACTCCAGGAATAGACTCATGTCCATCCAGCTCTCCCCTGTGTGTCATTAAGACATGTTTTGGAGTTCTGTCATCTCAATTGGGACTTCCTTTTATTTATGTCAGTGTGTGAGATTCCAAAGTAAGAGCAGCATCTAGAAAAGCTGGGGACAAGGTGGTTGGGTTAAGACAAACAGCACAGAACATTTTGTTTCACCAAAAGAATTTTAATAGGTCCTAACAGACCTTCCTCTTGCACTAGCGCAGACGCTAGTGCACATAAGAGAGGGATGTTTTGTAGTGGAGACACGTCTGACTCAACTGATGATCTAATCATTGTCTTTCATAGTCAGTCAAAGTAGAACTGGGTGTGTCACAGTGCAGGACGTCTAACAACACATTTTATACTGTTGGAATAAATCTTTGGCTCCCAAGAGGCTTGAGGGGTCCCTGCTGTACCAGCCAGAACAGCAGAGAATTTAACCAGTGTTCGCTAAAGTTCAAGATTTTCCTGAGCTGTATCGAGAAGATTATACATCCACACAGTCCAATCTTGTGATTTAAagctgcattttgtgttttgatgtGTGGATTAATGAGTACAGGGCTGTACATTGGTCACTTCCTATGACCTTGTGAATAAATTCCTTCATCATTGCTGACACTAGGCTACAAGTTTAGCCCTGACTATACTGTAAGAATATGCACATGGCTTGTTATAATGCTCTGACTCAATTAATTTCAcaaatcatttacacatggataGATGAGGGCttgtagtttatatatatatatatatatatatagatatatatatatatatagtatatacacacacacatacagggtgtccataagtTCTCATACATAGacaaataaacgtttcttgacataaaactattttattatataatatgctctatatgactgccatttgtcGGAACACATtgcaatgcgtgtcctccactgctgaagaactataaagaagaaatataaagaaatacatgttagaaccatatatgtatggaatgtattatgtctcctatgtatggagacttatgggagaccctgtatatatatatatatatatatgtagatagatagatagatagatagatatagatagatagatatagatatttgAAATATACTGGTATACTATATTCAAggaattatattataatttttttcatttatatttgagGTAGAGCAGCCCACATCACCATTTAAACCCACTGTAGTATATATAATAGTAATTTGCATTATATATACTCAAGGTACATTTCCACAAACACAGttaatgcagttttttaaattctGCATTGGAAAATGTTTgtagaaatacaaaataaaataaaaaaaaatcccatattTCACACTTGAGGAAGATTTTGCCTTTTTTGCAAAAGAGGAAATGCACAAAGAGGAAATGGAAACACTTTTTTCAAATAAATTCCGACACTGCCAAACATTTAACTCAGGTGACATTTCTACTTCTTCACCATATTCCCACAAATTCCGATAAAgtgtgaaaatgaaagaaaaaaaatctaaccaaCAGATCGTGTGGACTGATGAGGCCAGATCATTCCTGTCTCATCCGTGAGAAAGACATCAAAGCCATTTTAGACAGAAAAGGAACTACCTGCTttgcttcttctactgtttattggAGCCACATGTAACATAGCCTACAGTGTCACCTGCCTGGCAACACAATACAGCCCAGACCATTTGTTCTAAACTAGTTTAGAGGAATGCACATAATTagcatttttgtgactttttcaaAGATCACCTTAATTAAATTTCACATTTAATCGAAACACAGCTTTTGGTTGAAAGGGTAAGATTTAAAATAAACCATGATCTTCTAATCCAAACAACTGAAGTAGTTCTGGTGCGTAACCCTAACAACCTGCCTGctaaaaactttttaaaattcAACATTGCAGTTTGGGTGGTAGTCATGTGTCATATCCAAATACCCAACACTCCCTGATGTAGTGTGGAATTGCATCATACACATAATACATTTTTTGGGGGGAAGAAGAGAAAAGT from Sphaeramia orbicularis chromosome 16, fSphaOr1.1, whole genome shotgun sequence includes these protein-coding regions:
- the fam171a1 gene encoding LOW QUALITY PROTEIN: protein FAM171A1 (The sequence of the model RefSeq protein was modified relative to this genomic sequence to represent the inferred CDS: inserted 2 bases in 2 codons; deleted 5 bases in 5 codons) codes for the protein MMRAVDLRRTAAIVLCLLGYFVSEAVAKTLQEDTTTEEVTLKVHLSDASTHQPLGGAVIQLFTNHTLVTTETSSTDGNTYLHFPYRLGTTLVVTATKQGYVPNSVPWTPSRLPVFSSISLDLLPERAATLMVYDDVVEIVSDFQGFRGHPSVHFQRRALSLPPNNSYANLTALLTVASSASHIQHFPYLQGLRGNGTGTEKRFELTPVAAISVHYWASDGAELQVNEPITVSIPLPVDSGLKENDHIPAWRFDPRQGIAWIKSSWGHVQREGNQLRSDLHCSSARYGAAMSPLHSGPVVAKDISTYHTVFLLAILGGMALILLCLLCLLLYYCRRRCLKPRGSHRKLTLSSGLDSTKRDQATSMSHLNLISNEVQLELVSTATEPDMTTPMLKPSSYEQHDNQRQHSLIHHTKHSRSSLGNHSHHGSSLGNLTPRSRDYRQSAETFQLRXALSCGTDKGYRQSYTSVCSSTNHISDGLSSANQGQVSVNHLSSVGNVDCISPSSPPHSPGRGEGGESRAADYLLSRSVDHLERPSPPLLSRPGQLLCCGSVDLLSGGEGYPRVRPTLVIPAHYMRLPGEHPLSGQALLLQTDQQSDLETIQAEXSMPHIPQPLGQTPTDCTPRSTKQGEGEGLSLPESLSIPAALGETALVEINSEDTLLAEKTLMELRGGKPLPHPRAWFVSLDGRSNAHIRHSYIDLQRAGCHSSSGSGGQQGSGSSGRRSNGNDASLDSGVDLNEPRTGRKGRDGEKEEREIEKSKGTTPATAYTQLVYVDDLDAGGSEEETPKCSPQDSSVGLPQSDPAQAQGDEVGKRVEGVQIQEDAPSLSSSSPTSPPPLPTPEGVTFRTEHALLSVSPDDDAEEEKKSPWQRREERPLLAFNLK